A DNA window from Sphaeramia orbicularis chromosome 22, fSphaOr1.1, whole genome shotgun sequence contains the following coding sequences:
- the LOC115413990 gene encoding alcohol dehydrogenase 1: MATAGKVIKCKAAVAWEPNKPLVMEEIEVAPPQANEVRIKVVATGVCHTDLYHLFEGMHKDGFPAVLGHEGAGIVESVGPGVTEFQPGDKVIPLFISQCKECRFCKSPKTNQCEKGWAADRHDVMSDKDTRFTCKGKKILQFMGTSTFSEYTVVNQMAVAKIDPAAPLDKVCLLGCGVCTGYGAAVNTAKVEEGSTCAVFGLGAVGLAAVMGCKNAGAKRIIAVDINPDKFEKAKVFGANEFVNPKDHDKPISQVLSEMTNGGVDYSLECVGNVGVMRSALESTIKGWGVSVLVGWTDMYDFSARPIQLIAGRTWKGSLFGGFKSKDGVPEMVKDYLNKKVKLDEFITHKMALNQVNDAIELMKHGKCIRTVLSVSSA, from the exons ATGGCCACTGCTGGTAAG GTGATCAAATGCAAGGCAGCAGTAGCCTGGGAGCCCAACAAACCTCTGGTGATGGAGGAGATTGAGGTAGCGCCCCCACAGGCCAATGAGGTCCGGATCAAG GTTGTGGCGACAGGCGTGTGCCACACCGACCTGTACCATCTTTTTGAGGGCATGCACAAAGATGGTTTCCCAGCAGTCCTTGGCCACGAGGGAGCTGGTATCGTAGAGAGCGTCGGGCCTGGAGTCACTGAATTTCAACCAG GAGATAAGGTGATTCCTCTGTTCATCTCTCAGTGTAAAGAATGTCGATTCTGCAAGAGTCCCAAAACCAACCAGTGTGAGAAAGGATG ggctGCTGACCGCCATGATGTGATGTCAGATAAAGACACCAGATTTACCTGCAAAGGGAAGAAGATTCTGCAGTTTATGGGAACCAGCACCTTCTCTGAGTACACTGTGGTTAACCAAATGGCTGTGGCTAAGATCGACCCTGCAGCTCCTCTGGATAAAGTGTGTCTCCTCGGCTGTGGCGTCTGCACAGGATATGGAGCAGCAGTTAACACTGCCAAG GTGGAGGAGGGCTCCACATGCGCTGTGTTCGGCCTGGGAGCTGTTGGTTTGGCCGCCGTCATGGGCTGTAAGAACGCAGGAGCCAAGAGGATTATTGCTGTTGACATTAATCCAGACAAGTTTGAGAAGGCCAAGGTGTTTGGAGCAAATGAATTTGTGAACCCCAAGGATCACGACAAACCCATCAGCCAAGTGTTGTCTGAGATGACCAATGGGGGAGTGGACTACTCTCTGGAATGTGTCGGCAACGTGGGAGTCATG CGCAGTGCCTTGGAGTCCACCATAAAAGGCTGGGGGGTCAGCGTGCTCGTTGGATGGACCGACATGTATGACTTTTCTGCTCGACCCATTCAGCTGATTGCCGGACGCACATGGAAAGGCTCTTTGTTCGGAG GCTTTAAGAGTAAAGACGGCGTACCAGAGATGGTTAAAGACTACCTGAACAAGAAGGTGAAGCTGGATGAGTTCATCACTCACAAAATGGCCTTGAATCAGGTCAATGATGCCATTGAACTGATGAAACATGGGAAATG tATCCGGACCGTCCTGAGCGTTTCTTCAGCATAA